The segment tttaatgtatcaTATACAGATGTTGATTATAAAGTATTTACTGATGCATCAAGATTATTGATAAATGGTGAATCACCATATGAACGTCATACCTATCGTTACAGTCCACTATTAGCAATATTACTTGCTCCAAATATATTGATACATCGTGACATTgggaaattaatattttcaataattgatataatcgttggtttgttaattaaaaaaatattaaaacaacgaAAATGTATTGATAAATTGAGTGATATTTGTGCTTTAACATGGTTATATAATCCATTAACAATTGTCATATCAACAAGAGGTAATGCTGATTCACTTGctgttttatttgtattattaacaatatattatttattaaatgatagcCCATTGTTATCAGGTATCTTACATGGTTTATCAATACATTTTCGTCTTTATCCAATTGCATTTAGTTTAGTTATGTATCTTGCAATACGTAATCGTAATGATAAATGGTTTTtattaccaaataaaaaacaaattaaacttGTTGCTGGttgtatattatcaataacaattttaacttcttttttttattatatttatggatataaatttatttatgaaagtttaatttatcatttaatacgTAATGATTCACgtcataatttttcaatatatttttatatgcttTATTTAACaactggaaaaaaattaattattgcaatACGTATTTTACGTGTGCTACcacaaattatattattaattggtttatcatttaaatattcaaataaacatgatttatcattttcaatgtTGACACAAGCCATGGTTATGGTTACTTATAATTCAGTTATAAcatcacaatattttttttggtatttatcattattaccaATTTCATTgccatttattaaaatgaataattataaaatatttattttaacactcATTTGGATTATTGGACAAACAATTTGGCTTTATTTTGCATATTTGTTGGAATTTTTTGGTATCAATACATTTACATCAATTTGGATGtctagtttattatttttttttattaatattaaaatattaattgatgttaTTAAGCATTATGATGgatcagttgaaaaaattaaatcaacttaatttatgtaattttgttttttaattaaaacaaaaaatattgtgtaaatttaatttttaataaatattatattgaaaaatatattttaataattgttttttaccttttagctgaaaaatttaaattaaattattacaaaggagtaattatgataatgcaaataatttaaaacataatttttaatttttttttaatcaggattttttttttttctttttttaatctttattttttagaggAATACAAAATACTTATGTACAGATAGTTTCATAATGTAATAGTTTAATAGAttctgtgtttttttttttatttatttactcattaattaattttctttttttttccttttaatatttttatttatttattctttttcatttttaggaATGGAAATAATCGCAGCGATTTTAATAGTAAATACTAATTTAGTCTGTAGAGTAATTGTGAGCAAGAgcttattttaatatatatatatttatataaaaaaaaaaaattatatttggaTTATCTTCGGAAATACATACATGTACTCAAGAATGTAAAAGTTTGTGTATCAAGTGTCAACACATTTATtctttcaacattttttattaaaaattatttctattagaaaaaatttaaaatcacaaatatgaattattattatttcaatcatcaaatgattgaattgctttttttttttttcattttaaaattccaCATTTGTCTGAGCAAAATTTCGCATACACTGTGAaagcatattattttattgacacgttattttaatttttttttatacttttttttttatatatataataattatttatttttcatcaatcaatatttctaaatatttatctattatcaatatttctaACAGGcacacttttatttatttatttattaataatatatatatttatatctcaaaacaattatttttgtttttaactatatacaaatttaattattttttttttttttttttttatgaacgacaatttttaattgacgtACATATTACTTGCACTCGGTGAAATAAATTACTTATCAATCAAAACATAATGCTACCACAcgttcatattattttaataattaattttttcttttatttaatatatttatatatccaatttattttttacctaaaaagttgataatattttcgaAGATAATCCAACAATTTAATTGCATTTCATTATCATATATGCAAtgattaaaaaacttttaaagtAACATGAGTTTAATTACATTGCATATAATACAAAATGactgaattttatttctttatttttaattaaaatatgcaaaaaaagaaattgattaaaatggtttacttaaaaatgaaattgctcaaatattcatgataaatataaatgagttTTATTGGTgttctattttgtttttataataaaaaaaaaaactatataataattactatcaacttttgatttttatttaaaatattttttcagtttttgtcatttttaaattgtcattagCAAAAACAATGTTGtagagaaaaacaaaaaaaaaaaacggctatttatatggtaaaattttcattatctcTCAATCATAATACTtgtttttgcaaaaatatgcgatagctttttttattattattattataattttttattgacagagtaaaaatatcaagttaatTTTGTGGATTATTAACGACTAAAAATGTTATTACGAATTTTTATATGGCaggatttaataaaatgataaatatacattcatgtgattacaatatatttttttttctataattattaatgaaaatacatgataataataagacaaataatatacaaaaaaaaaataaaacttaaattaaataataaattgctaATTTCGTAATActtataaaaacaatgattaataaaaaataattaaagcacTTGTATCAACGTTTTAACGTGTAAACCTtagaaacaaataataatattaaaaaataataataataacataaaaaaaaaaaatctatataacattataaaaattaagaaaaaaaaaaaaaaatatcattgttcTTTGGCAACGAAAACATTCTCAATCAAATTGTGATGTCAAgtgtggaaattttttttatattaaagcATACCACTAacatcttttaattattttaacgatAAATACGTGATAAAGCTTTTAtccaaattaatattttaataataaattatatctacTATAATTaagagttaaaaaaacaaaataaaatattgagtaTACATTTAACCAAttggtttttaaaaacaataattataacaaataataattttaaaaaatataaaacaaaaaaagttatgttttttttatgttatatcAATTGTTGGCACGCTATTATTTTCGATACGATATGTGTAGATGTGTGTTGATgtgtgatttatatttattttataaattttttgtacgAACGGAAGATCTCACGCAAAGATACACAATAATCACCACTGccaaaaaacattatcaacaatttttaatttcaagtttaaatgtaattttaactttaacctatttttattttatttcattttattccattttattcatttactcTAGTCTTGAAATATCAACAGTggtgtagaaaaaataataaaaaatcatatgaaaataaatattattcaaagaaaaaaaaaaataaatttgtgcaATAAAACTGCGAGTATTTAAATGCAGTCTTTGATCGATCTGCTGGTTAATCAGTCTGTgtgatagatttttttttttttcatctaaaatttAACAGTATTTAATTGGCTTATttacaaagcaaaaaaaaaatcatttaattattgattaattttttttgatgtacattatacaattttcaataatcaactttttaaaaaatttttatctcatctttacatatattatatcgTCTTTCATTGTCTgtttcgttattattattaatttaattttcataaaattatcataacaTTTTCACACTGtacaatgtaaattttttaaatattttttttgtattttttttttctctcaattgTCTGctgtttttatagaaaaacaataagtctattttttaattatcataatttcaTCTATACTTAAATTGACATTTTCCATTAAGCtaatttggaattttttatttttattaatattaattatacagtGTAGActggatatataaaaaaatgaaaaaagatatGTTATGGATATACGAAATgtgatagaaaaaattgtcattatatTCAGAGGtcaatattaatatgtataggtattaatttttatgatttttaaaactttataattgtcaattttaacacatgaaatatttaaatgattgtggtaaataaatggaatttaaaaaagaaaaataaaaaaaacattttttggcAACGGttcaatttgatgaaaataataattattttattcattaaaaatgaatgaaatttatttattcattatatttatatgcagagttaatttattgacaaaaaaaaaaaacgaaaaacaaaattatatttatatgataataataatgaaaatgaaaatatttggtTTGCTGTGTTTGCTTATTTACTTGTCTCtctgatattataaataatgaaatattatttttttatcatgggAATGTTTATGtgattaatgaaaattgaaaattgataaaaaaaatattaaaaagtagtctgtatgtgattttaaaaatctaatgtgaaaatttgttttattacacTTTCAATATTGACTTCCAAACCGTTGCATTTGTGTTTCAATTTGTGAATTTgtgtatttgtaaaataatcataataattttgaattacaagtgaaaataaatgagaaattgataaatggctacaaaaaaagagcaatgatttgtttataaatggttaatggtttttttttttttctaaaaaaattaaaaaagggaGATATTTTCACACTGTTTAAGTTAATAGCTTAACATCGAGAAAAATATAcagttattatatattattatctatatcGCTcagtcaaatttaaaatagattatattcaatattaatagaTGTAAGTACgcaaaagtattattttttttatcattaatttttttaaatttcgatggtaaataaaataataatttaaatttttaattgaatgtaATTTCGATCAATAATATATGGAGCagaattttatatagttttcttatttttctttatcaccttgagataaattttgtaatattttaataattgattttttttttttattcaagtattaaaattataaatatatttaaaattttagcttcaattttttcaattggttTAAACGGCTGACAGTATATCATctgtaatttgtttttttttttttttttaattatttaaaatatttatcctcTTTTCATCATTGCCCTATTAGTAATTTGATtgacatcaaatttttttttttaaaaaccattattaatttatgaaaaatttaactagaaacttctgttaattttttccttgaaaGTTAATACTTTATTTCGGCTCTTTGTAAATtcgaaataattatatgattattatttttttatttaaatctatatacttttgaaataatgaagccgatataatttttttttttttaataattgacagataactaattaattattgcagAATAATCTGCAGTTAAGAAGGCGTAAAATTATCTAATACTCAAAAACTGATATAAACTTTTCTAATATTCTATTAACATACAGCAGATCATCCCAatgattgttttaatttttatttactttaatataattatttattttctttgaagtATACGTTGTTGAAtctacttattattttttatatcgttGCATTTAGATTCAGttgtattgttaataaaaaaatttccaagtgactttataatatctataatatattatttatattattaaatctcTTTAAATTCCAATaagcaaaatatttaaaaatttgtgggAAGATATAcctctaatttttttgtagataaTGCTTAATGAAACCgtcaaaaagtatttaaatagTCAACAGTCAATGCTATTGTAaacattgtttataatatttatttaatttttttttttcaccaattaGATTAactcaaatgaataaaaaataaaattgatgagataatttttttttctctaaatattataattaattttcattatcaatgaaCGAACGAAGTAATGGAAAAACAATtgcacttaatttttttttttttaaatcaaattagaACACGAAATAGCCTTCAGGTGAAAAGACACATCGTAAGCCCGAATtcacattaattatttgttagttaattaatttttttttttttttaatcttttgtttttccaatgaaaatttaattatttaatctcAAAAGTATGacacacttttttttctctttttgcaatttgttttttgtttgcaaTTTAATATCGTCactcataatatatattattattattattattatttttaaagcaaGAATACCACGAGTTTGTGAAACATACATTTATCAGTGGTTTTCACAATCACAATGTTACCTAAACTTACAAATTACCGTGAGCAATAATTTCAGTTATTTACACTCAATATTTTACAGACATACACACAGTGTTGagagactatttttttttgtttgttatttattctatctaaatttttttttttttttttttttttgagacaaATATTCAGCAATTatgaatgatatttttttattatttaattttttttttttaatttttaaaactctgcATTTGCGCACAATTTGAATTTtaggatttatttattttttttcttttagtttttCACGCAGCCACTCGattcttttgtatatttttttttaattttattttttaaataattgataggCTACCCTGTTTCGTTATACGTTGTCAACACTTTTATCCccagtttgaaaaataattaaaaaaaaaaaaaaacaaaatagataatagaaatgaaaaaaaaattgccagtTTCCATAGTTTGAGAGGATATATACTTTGTGTAGTATTGAAATTAATCGTTCGATGAAAACAtacttaaaaaatcaatatttttgtctattattattattaaattttcatgtgaattat is part of the Aphidius gifuensis isolate YNYX2018 linkage group LG1, ASM1490517v1, whole genome shotgun sequence genome and harbors:
- the LOC122847847 gene encoding GPI mannosyltransferase 1, with the translated sequence MAQLKFEKHCVFAFILRLLLIAYGNFHDKYFNVSYTDVDYKVFTDASRLLINGESPYERHTYRYSPLLAILLAPNILIHRDIGKLIFSIIDIIVGLLIKKILKQRKCIDKLSDICALTWLYNPLTIVISTRGNADSLAVLFVLLTIYYLLNDSPLLSGILHGLSIHFRLYPIAFSLVMYLAIRNRNDKWFLLPNKKQIKLVAGCILSITILTSFFYYIYGYKFIYESLIYHLIRNDSRHNFSIYFYMLYLTTGKKLIIAIRILRVLPQIILLIGLSFKYSNKHDLSFSMLTQAMVMVTYNSVITSQYFFWYLSLLPISLPFIKMNNYKIFILTLIWIIGQTIWLYFAYLLEFFGINTFTSIWMSSLLFFFINIKILIDVIKHYDGSVEKIKS